The following is a genomic window from Apodemus sylvaticus chromosome 10, mApoSyl1.1, whole genome shotgun sequence.
GTCCTTGGTAGATGAGAAGGTGCACAGCTGGGTGGAGGAGCCGATGACAACTCTGGGCAGGCCGCCCACAGCCCCGCGCCACAACCCCACTAGACCATGTTTCTGGCCAATCTCGGCTAGTGCCTGAAACATGCCCTGGGGGGGAAGACCATGTCGTTGGGGTTCAGTCACCCAGCATAAGGGACTGCCTCCTGCTAACACTAACAAGTGCCATGCACCTGTTGCCCAGACAGCAAGTCCAGTGTAGGCTTAGAGCCAGAAGAGGGGCCCTCAGGGGTCTGCTGACACTCACCAACCCAGAGGTCAGGCTGGAGGTGTGGGAGTGAGGACCTCATCAGGTCAAGAGAATGGGGCAGAAGAAACAGGTGCAGGAGAGTTGAGGCACAAGGGATATGAGGGCCAGGGTCTGACAGAGTGGGGCTCGGGGTTGGGCAAGGCAGTGGCAGCTAGATGGAGCTGCCAACTATAGGCAGAAAGTTGGGGAAAAGTGGGGAGATGGTTGGATGCTCCAGTGGTTTGGGGAACCCTCACCTGATGCTTATACTGATGCCCTACAGCAATTTCAGAGGCTGCCTGTGCCTGTAGGTGTGTCTTCACCTGGAGACAAGAAAGAATCACAGCCTGTGTGTCCCGGGGTCACCTTCCCACCATGGAGACCAAAACATCCAAAGTCCCCATTCACACTTCCTCTAGGGTATTAAGcaatgaatatattcttttaatcTGGTAATTACTGTTTTTCCCACTTAGCAAGTTGGCCATGAGGCTCTGTCCCTTGGCTGCAGTCCCAGGGGACAGACCTCCTAGGACTGCAAGATACCCCGCCCCCTCCACATCCTACCTCccatggggctgggggtggggagtggaggtcGGAGGATGGTAATATTTCCCAAGACTTCATGTTAGGCAAGGTCTGGATGCCTGGCTGCTTCTGCCAGCTCCTAGATCAGACCTCCAGCTGCCACCTACACCGGCCTCCCCATCAGACCACCCAGAGGGGCCTGAATTCTGCTATTTGAAGATGCCGCTGTCTTCCGATTTCATACACTAGGAATGAGACCCAGTTGGCTCTCCTGTAGATCTTCTCATTTCCTTAGCTCACGAAGCCTGGCCTAGTCCCTTCAGCCaacagctgtgtgaccttgagcggGACACCTAACATCTCTGGATCTCAGGCTCCCAACCCTTCACCCCTATCCGATAACTCAGGAGTAAACTGTGGGAGTGTGGTTCTGTGATGCCCGGGACCTTCCTGACCAACACACAGATGCATGTTTCTCAGGTTCCTCATCCTTCTACACAGTCAGCCTCAGTAATAAGACAATAAAAGCTACAGGgccactgggcatggtggcacctgTTTGTAATCAAAGCACCTTGGTGGCACAGGCAAGGAGGGTCAGGAGCTTCAAGCCAGCTTGGGTTCATAGTGAGCTTCAGATTAGCCTGGGCCATAGAGCCAGGCCCTGAAtcaagggaagagaggggaagggggaggggggaagggggagagggggagagggaggaagaagaggagaggaaaggagaggagagatccAGTGCCTACCATCTGCCAGGATCTATGTGAACCCTCTCACATGTACATCTGTGTCTCCTTCAGTCTTCTCAGTAACTTCACCAAAGTCTATAATTATTCCTGTCTTCTAGATGTGGCAACAATGAATAACAATTTCAAAGCCAGGGGCTGAGTTCCAGGAAGTCTGATTTCAAGTTCAgttgcaggcagctaggatgcATACCTGATAACCGAAGGGCCCACCAGGCTGAGGGTGGACTGTTGTTAGAAGCCAAGGCTGTGCTACAGAGGGAGGTTTGACACTGCAATATCggaggagaccctgcctcaacaaacaaacaaatgataccCCAACTCAAAGGAACTCTCCAGAGCTAAGCCTGCACTCCTCATCAACACATTGCAGAGTCCACTGGGCGGCTGTGTATAAGGCAGATCAGAAGGCCTTGAGGCGTGTCAGCCctttcctgtgcctttttttGCTTATAGGGCACAGCATCCTGTCACTGATGCCCTTGTGAAGGGCAGGCTCCCACCCTCTGCCAAAAATCAAGGCCCCAGACCAGACCCCTCTTCTTACCATGTAGATCGGGCTCCCCAGGTAAGCTCCCATGACCCCAGCAAGAGCCCCAGCTGCGGCGCTGCGGACAGGACTGTGGGTGCCTTCATTAGTGCACAGGTAACCCCGAGACTCTGCCAGCCCATAGGTGCCCAGTCGGATGCCATTCATCAGGAACTGGTACAGGAGCGCAGGGCCTAGGCCCTTCTGCAGGGCAGCTAGGCCATCCACCTTGCCAATGGTGAAGAAGGCGTGGAAGACGTTTCGGTAGTGGCGCTGGTAGGTGCCCGGGGCCTGCAGTTCTCCCTGCAATTGCATTCTGGTCTTCACAACCTCCAGGGGATTGGTGAACACACAGGCCCCGCAGGCTGCCACACCACTCATCAAGAAGTCCATGGTAAAGGTAGAAACAGCTTCAGAAAGCAGGGATGGATATCAGGACAACACCTGGCCTTTTGAAGCCCAGGCTGCAACAGGTAGAAATTTAGAGAGCTAAAGTGTCAGGGTCAAATGTCAAGACGTCAAGTGAGGTTAGAGGGAATTTGGGGATCAGtgcaaaagggaaagaaaagggagtgTAGTGGAGTGTAGCAACGAGGCCCAGTTGACAAGGGAACTGAGACCAGGGAGGAGCAGAAGTTAGAAGCTGGCAGGTGGGGATGCCTGGGATGACAGGCGAGGGCGACCAGAGAGTGTCTTAGGAA
Proteins encoded in this region:
- the Slc25a35 gene encoding solute carrier family 25 member 35 isoform X1, producing MDFLMSGVAACGACVFTNPLEVVKTRMQLQGELQAPGTYQRHYRNVFHAFFTIGKVDGLAALQKGLGPALLYQFLMNGIRLGTYGLAESRGYLCTNEGTHSPVRSAAAGALAGVMGAYLGSPIYMVKTHLQAQAASEIAVGHQYKHQGMFQALAEIGQKHGLVGLWRGAVGGLPRVVIGSSTQLCTFSSTKDLLSQWEIFPPQSWKVALAAAMVSGVAVVLAMTPFDVASTRLYNQPTDTRGKGLMYRGILDALLQTARTEGFFGMYKGIGASYFRLGPHTILSLFFWDQLRSFYNTYAK
- the Slc25a35 gene encoding solute carrier family 25 member 35 isoform X2, with the protein product MDFLMSGVAACGACVFTNPLEVVKTRMQLQGELQAPGTYQRHYRNVFHAFFTIGKVDGLAALQKGLGPALLYQFLMNGIRLGTYGLAESRGYLCTNEGTHSPVRSAAAGALAGVMGAYLGSPIYMVKTHLQAQAASEIAVGHQYKHQIFPPQSWKVALAAAMVSGVAVVLAMTPFDVASTRLYNQPTDTRGKGLMYRGILDALLQTARTEGFFGMYKGIGASYFRLGPHTILSLFFWDQLRSFYNTYAK